AGCGACGACACACGACTATCGGCTCGGCTTGAGAACTTCGAGGAGGGACCGTGCGCTGTCCTGCTCGGTGCCCGGGACTTCACTGCAGCGACTGCGACGTTCCCGACGACTCCCGCCGAAGAGTGGAACAACTCACGGATCGCATGGTTCGATGTCCCGGAACTCGAACAGCGCGTTGGTATCCTCGAACAGTAACTGTAAACGAGATATCCCTCGTTATCGGGTCTGGGAATCCTTGGCACTCGGGGCTTCGATGAGGCGGTCGAACACTTCCGTTCGGAGGAGGGTTCTCACATCGTCCGTGAGTCCCTCTATCTCTCCGGTCGTCTCGTGTTCGCTTGCTCCCATTACAGCAAGGAGGATGAACTCCGCGTACGCGTCACTGTCGATGTCCGCTCGGAAGACGCCTTGCTCGATGCCATCGTCGAGGATGCCAGCGAGGAGGGCGAAGTTCTTGCGGTCGTGGTCAGCTACTTTTCTCCGGAGCTCCTCGTTCCGGAGCGCCATCATCTGCAGTTCGAGGAATGCGACTTGCAGACTCTCCGGGTAGACCTCAGTCCCGACCGTGAAGTAGTCGAGAAATTCGTCGAGGCGCTCTCGGGGATGAACACCTTCTGTGTCCTCGATAGCGTCATGTAAGAGGCCGATGAGGAAATCCAGATAGGACTCGATCAGTTCGTCCTTGGTATCGTAGTGATAGGCGAGGAGTGAGTGGCTTTTCGATGACTCCGCGGCGATTTTCCGCATCGTCAGATCAGCGTACCCATGTGTGCAGAGTGCCTGGTGGGTCGCCCACATGATCTCCTCGTGGCTCTCTGGACGGTCTGGATCGTCTGTCATCTACACTCAGGGCCGGTCAGGGGTGGTCATGTGATAGAGGAACTCCACGTCGGCGACGAAGGGCTCCCCGGTAACCACGTCCTGGAACTCCGCCAAGAAGTCCTCCATCCCCTCTGTTTCACCCTGCGGGTCGGCCATGATATCCTGGTAGACGTCGTAGACCTCTTTGCCGTCTTCGGCTTCGATGTAGTAGAGAACGTGATCTCCATCCTCCGCTCGCTGGAGGAACGCGGATTCAGTGTACACTCCCTCTTTTTCCAACACCTCTACTGCTGCGTCGGTGTTTTTGAACTCTCCAACGGCTCGAAACACGTCTTTTGCCTGTTCTGTCTTCCCGGGCTCGATCTCCTGTTTCACGAGGATTGTCTCAGCCATACGACTGAACAGTTGGTTAGTAACAAAATAAATATTTTGCTTGTAGGTCTCGACGAGGGTGGCGCGGGCCGGGATGCGCTATCACTTCCTGTCTCTATGTAGTACTGAAGGAGCGTCTGAGTACACCTGCCGCCAATCGGAGAAGAATCACGTTGCGATGGGTAGAGAGGGCGTAAGACCCATCTCGATCTGGTTTTATTAATGACACGTATGGACGTTACTGACCCCCGAGAACAGTATGATGACCTCATTCAGGACCACATCGAAGAAGCGGTTGACGCAGAGACGTTCGCGGAACTTGGAGAGAACGAAGCGTTTAGTGCTGGGTGGGTTGTCGCAGCAGTCGTCTTGGATGCGACTGATCGAGTCCTGCTTGCCTACCATCGTGACGACGGCGCGTGGCTCGTACCTGGTGGGAGCGTTCAACCAGGAGAATCACTCCGCGAAGCCGTCATCAGGGAGGTTCATGAAGAAACTGGCGTCTCGGTCACGCCTGACCGACCCTACGCTATTGTGGAGAATATCGTTCAACACAGCGGGGATTCGCGCTCGTTCCGCTTTGTGATGTTTTCAGCACAGGCAAAATCACCTGAGATCGGAAACAAACTGGGAGAGCCCGGGGAACCGATTGCGGATGCAGATTGGTTCGACAGCCTTCCCGACGAGATCTTCAAGCGAGAACTCGCAGAACAGGTACTGGAGCGGGTTCGAGAGCGAAACTAATCCCCTGAAGTGATGGTGTTTTCGTCCCGGCAGTCAAAACGAACCCGTCGGAACAGACGACAGGTACCCATCGTGGACAATGTGACGTGCAGAGTACGTCCCTCTCAGCGTGGTCGGTAGTATACGACTTCGGTAAATTCGTCTCCAGCGTGCGTCGTGGTGGTTGTCCCCGTTTGCTCGAATCCTCGGCGCTTGTAGAAGGCCCGTGCCTGCTCGTTCTCCTTGAGGACACAGAGCGAGAGACCAGTCACATCCGGTGGTAACGTAGCAACCGCTTCGTCAAGGAGTTTCGTGCCGATGCCTTCGTTCCAATCGGCAGGTCGAACGTGAATGGCTTTCAGCTCCGCATCGGATTCTTCGACGAAGTCATCGGTAGCCTTCGGCTGCCAGATGAGTTCTGCGAAGCCAACGACTGTGCCATCACTGACGGCGACCAACATGGCTTTCTCCTCGTGGGCGATGGTCGCCTGAATGAACTCGTGGAAGCCTTCAGGAGCTTCGGCCTCCCAGTCGAGGGCCGGCGGCGGGAGTATTCCACCAAATGCTTCCCCTCGACTCTGACGCATCACCGCATAAACCTGGGTTGCATCGGAAGGGGTAGCACGTCGTATGGTACTATCCAGTGGCACAAAGTGCGGGTCAGTCGCTGCTCACAAAGAGTTACTGGGATGATCAATCCGAGTACAGACGAAGCAGTCTATAGACCGTGCTATTGATGGAGAGTGTTGCCATGTCTGCTTCTCAGTATGGTGCTCCGCGTTGCCAGCACGTCTACTCGAGGAGGGGAACGGCTTCATCCCACAGTTCCTGAAACTGGCGTTCGAATTCGTCAACGATGTCGCTGTCGGTTACCGCAACAACACCGATACGGTCTGTGCCCATCTGTGGATGAGGAATATCGATAGTCGTTACTGTCTGGTCGATTACGTCAAAAGAAACTGGAATCTCAGGAAGGACTTTGATTCGCACCTCTGCTGCTTGTTCCTCTGGTACTTCAAAGAGCGTCTCGGGATTCGTTTCAAGAACCTGCTCGCTGACCAGTATCGAGACGGAAATATCCGGCTGCGCGCCAGCAAAAAACGCATCAACCTCCTGTTTGAGGGATTCCCACGAAGCAGACTCGTAGGGCGGCCCAACTGTGGCACGAACTGACTCTGTTGCGGTCCGTATATGCTCTTCAAGCGCCGTTTGCATCTCCTGACTTCCGAGTGTTCCCAGCCAGATGCTCCCCTCAGATGGCAATGCTGGGAGGAGATTCGAACGAACAGAGCCAGCTACGTCACGATATCGGGCCAATTCCTGTTGTAGTTCAGCAATGCGCTCGGCGAGGAGCCTGTCAACGACGGTATCGGGTTGTTCTGCGACATATCGGGTGGGGTCAGTCGTCTGTGTTCGGATGAGTTGACGAGCGTTGAGGCTGTTGAGGACATCATAGATTCGGCCTTTAGGGACGCCACTGGCATCGGACAGGTCAGTTGCCGTCGCTGCACCAGTCACCAGGAGCGTCCGGTAGACCTGCTCTTCGTAGCTTGAGAGTCCAAGTTCACCGAGGTTGGTCATTGTCGACCGCTACTGAGTTCCAACAGTTAGAATGTACGTGAAATCGCCCCGCGAAACTGCCGCTACGTGTCCGTTCTCCCTGGCGTGTTGAAATCGGCGGGTGAGAAATGGACCGCAAGTGGCAGTTAGTTTCAGAATCATCATATCCGGTATCGAAGTAGTGGCACCTATGAATCCGTACGTGTTGCTCGGAGGTGCAATCGTGTCCGAACTCGTCGGAACGACCGCGCTCAAACTTTCAGACGGGTTTTCAAACCCGATTCCGAGCCTCGGTGTAGTCATCGGATACGGCGTCGCGTTCTATCTGGTCTCATTGACCCTGGAAGAACTCCCAATCGGTGTTGTGTATGGTACGTGGGCTGCTCTCGGCATCGTCGGCGTTGCAGCTATCGGTGTCGTTGTATTCGACGAACCCCTCGACCTAGCTGGTGCTCTCGGTATCCTTCTCATCATTGCCGGCGTGTACTGTGTGAATATCCTCTCTAAGGTATCAGCACATTAGATGGACCCGGTAAAGGGTACTGGTTAGCTGGCTACGCTTCCCACCATCGACCCCGCTCGGGGAAATGCACGGTGCTCCACCCAGTCAAGGCTACGGAGACGCGCCCGTGATACCAGTTCTTCGCAGCCCCGTGAATTCGAACGCGCTCACCGTCTTCGATCCACGGAGCATCTGATGCTTTCCAGCTAGTGAACTTCGTTTTCCCACTGTCGTCTTCGATGAGGCCGACTTGAGAAATGGCTGGACTCGACGGCTCCCACAGCACCGTCACGCGACCTTCGATGCTCACCTCCTTGCGGTCGATGTTTTCGAGTTTCCCGATGGGAACCACCTGTCCGGGTGCTTGCGCTAACTCCTCGTACACCCCGACGACCGCGCTCATGAGCCCCGTCCCGCCCGCAACCCGCTCGGCCAGCCGCCGACTGATCGCCGCCCGTGACCATCCGTCCAGTCGCCCATCTAACCGCATCGCCTGCTCGTTCACCGCCCCGAGTTCTTCTTGTGACAGTTCCTCTCTGGGGTCCGGCCGCTCCGGGTCTAACCACGGGTCCACGCTCCCTGCTCGCCGTTCGAACGACTCACGCCACCCTGCGCTCTCACGTCCCATCGCCTGCCTGCTCTGCACCTCTCTGTCCGACTCCTGATCCCTGTCGGCCCGCGTTCTCGTCCGCTCGACCTCCCACTCACGCGCTTCCAGCCGTTCCTGTGCTTCCAACGTCTGTCCGAACAGCCGCCCCTCGACCGCCCGTTCGTCCGCGTAGTCGACTTTCGCCTGGATGTCCTGCTCGACGCTCGCTCGCAGTTCCAGCCGCACCTCGGTGTCCGCACCGTCTCCAACGCCCGCTTCGTGTTCACTCGCCTGTGCCTGATCCGCACGTTCATTACCGCGTAGATTCGTACTTGACA
The genomic region above belongs to Halostella salina and contains:
- a CDS encoding GNAT family N-acetyltransferase, producing the protein MPLDSTIRRATPSDATQVYAVMRQSRGEAFGGILPPPALDWEAEAPEGFHEFIQATIAHEEKAMLVAVSDGTVVGFAELIWQPKATDDFVEESDAELKAIHVRPADWNEGIGTKLLDEAVATLPPDVTGLSLCVLKENEQARAFYKRRGFEQTGTTTTTHAGDEFTEVVYYRPR
- a CDS encoding DNA-binding protein is translated as MSSTNLRGNERADQAQASEHEAGVGDGADTEVRLELRASVEQDIQAKVDYADERAVEGRLFGQTLEAQERLEAREWEVERTRTRADRDQESDREVQSRQAMGRESAGWRESFERRAGSVDPWLDPERPDPREELSQEELGAVNEQAMRLDGRLDGWSRAAISRRLAERVAGGTGLMSAVVGVYEELAQAPGQVVPIGKLENIDRKEVSIEGRVTVLWEPSSPAISQVGLIEDDSGKTKFTSWKASDAPWIEDGERVRIHGAAKNWYHGRVSVALTGWSTVHFPERGRWWEA
- a CDS encoding DUF6176 family protein; translation: MAETILVKQEIEPGKTEQAKDVFRAVGEFKNTDAAVEVLEKEGVYTESAFLQRAEDGDHVLYYIEAEDGKEVYDVYQDIMADPQGETEGMEDFLAEFQDVVTGEPFVADVEFLYHMTTPDRP
- a CDS encoding SMR family transporter; this translates as MNPYVLLGGAIVSELVGTTALKLSDGFSNPIPSLGVVIGYGVAFYLVSLTLEELPIGVVYGTWAALGIVGVAAIGVVVFDEPLDLAGALGILLIIAGVYCVNILSKVSAH
- a CDS encoding NUDIX hydrolase produces the protein MDVTDPREQYDDLIQDHIEEAVDAETFAELGENEAFSAGWVVAAVVLDATDRVLLAYHRDDGAWLVPGGSVQPGESLREAVIREVHEETGVSVTPDRPYAIVENIVQHSGDSRSFRFVMFSAQAKSPEIGNKLGEPGEPIADADWFDSLPDEIFKRELAEQVLERVRERN
- a CDS encoding TrmB family transcriptional regulator, producing the protein MTNLGELGLSSYEEQVYRTLLVTGAATATDLSDASGVPKGRIYDVLNSLNARQLIRTQTTDPTRYVAEQPDTVVDRLLAERIAELQQELARYRDVAGSVRSNLLPALPSEGSIWLGTLGSQEMQTALEEHIRTATESVRATVGPPYESASWESLKQEVDAFFAGAQPDISVSILVSEQVLETNPETLFEVPEEQAAEVRIKVLPEIPVSFDVIDQTVTTIDIPHPQMGTDRIGVVAVTDSDIVDEFERQFQELWDEAVPLLE
- a CDS encoding TetR/AcrR family transcriptional regulator, producing the protein MTDDPDRPESHEEIMWATHQALCTHGYADLTMRKIAAESSKSHSLLAYHYDTKDELIESYLDFLIGLLHDAIEDTEGVHPRERLDEFLDYFTVGTEVYPESLQVAFLELQMMALRNEELRRKVADHDRKNFALLAGILDDGIEQGVFRADIDSDAYAEFILLAVMGASEHETTGEIEGLTDDVRTLLRTEVFDRLIEAPSAKDSQTR